A window of Gadus chalcogrammus isolate NIFS_2021 chromosome 16, NIFS_Gcha_1.0, whole genome shotgun sequence contains these coding sequences:
- the synrg gene encoding synergin gamma isoform X4: MALRPGSGGGGSFMYPVGGGMRPTQGMMPMQQQQQQQQQQQQQQQHHQQLQQQHQQHQQHQQHQQHQQQQQQQQQQQQQQHHQQLQQGFPMVQVMQPNMQGMVGMNYGGQMPPGAMPMQGGMQMGMQAPGMQFMGQAQFMGMRAPGHQYTADMQKQMAEEHQKRLGQQQRMLEEDRKRRQFEEQKQKLRLLSSVKPKVGGEKSRDDALEAIKGNLDGFSRDAKMHPTPSAQTKKPAGVGGYPQQEHIQPVVPGWLYNDSLIPELFKKVLEFTMTPAGVDTNKLYPILMSSGLPREALGQIWAAANRTTPGMLTKEELYSVLALIGVAQSGLPAMNVDILSQFASPPVPNLPALAIAMAPGMPQHQQPMMAPPPVSMAMPTPPPQVMGMTSAAPAQALPNPGFLASFPPVQQAAKTDDDDFQDFQEAPKPGGGDTSFADFKGESGSSFPAAGATQHQHSSPPMLTPVSGTSSSSSSDKYAVFKQLSVEQPVEAPPPPSDSGDKYSVFRQLEQPADKKTAGDGFADFKSVSADDGFTDFKTSDSVSPLDPPDQAKIFQPPFPPSFPTSHSLQQLPPQQPAPPPQPQAPGAPLSQPNKALHMADLDLFSPLGPSAPAPAPEAKPCPFPAVSLPPSLGLLGGGAKPPSGGGADDFGDFALFATSSSSASSSMPPAGSSSSDAAPGPAALLGRGPSASQDDFADFMAFGSSGAGPKGGDGAVEQRSAEAAAAAVAQQCPPQGLDRYDVFKQLSLEGGHAYDDARDAFCGLRGGGDTSADDFADFQSSKFCTALGAAERSLGGDKMAAFKQTKEDCASVKSLDLPSLGGSSGGREDSEDALSVQLDMKLSDMGGDLKHVMSDSSLDLPGLAAHQPPAAEGDDMKFDPFGTSTGSVASYDWSDREEGVSVEARKAPGSDGSALAPPHYGSGLTFGSTENLAPNLTTTTTAASSTFPPKDDASSSEGKFEAFPEPSGDHDDDFGDFASTVSDKSTAGVDVGPEEPQGEASDEFGAFQGDKPKFGKSDFLKASSQTKVKSSEEMIKNELATFDLCVQGSHKRSHSLGEKEIGRCPPSPAPEQPFRDRSSTLSEKPALPVIRDKYKDLTGEVEESERYAYEWQRCLESALEVITKANNTLNGISSSSVCTEVIQSAQGMDYLMGVVEVYRVTRRVELGIKATAVCCEKLQQLLKDVSRVWNNLVGFMSLANLVPEESSLDFSCCILRHGIKNAKEIACGVCLLNVDSRSKAFNSETDNFKLLYGGHQYHASCANFWINCVEPKPPGLVLPDLL, encoded by the exons gcatgatgcccatgcagcagcagcaacaacaacaacaacaacaacaacaacaacagcagcatcaccagcagctgcagcaacaacaccaacagcatcaacaacaccaacaacaccaacaacatcaacaacaacaacagcaacagcaacagcagcagcagcagcagcatcatcagCAGCTTCAGCAGGGCTTCCCCATGGTGCAGGTCATGCAGCCCAACATGCAGGGCATGGTGGGGATGAACTACGGGGGACAGATGCCCCCAGGCGCGATGCCCATGCAG GGAGGCATGCAGATGGGGATGCAGGCCCCAGGCATGCAGTTCATGGGCCAGGCTCAGTTCATGGGCATGCGGGCCCCGGGGCACCAGTACACAGCCGACATGCAGAAACAGATGGCCGAAGAGCACCA gAAGCGTCTGGGTCAGCAGCAGCGCATGCTGGAGGAGGACCGGAAGAGGCGGCAGTTTGAGGAGCAGAAGCAGAAGCTCCGGCTGCTCAGCAGCGTCAAGCCCAAG GTGGGCGGGGAGAAGAGCCGGGACGACGCCCTGGAGGCCATCAAGGGGAACCTGGACGGCTTCAGCAGGGACGCCAAGATGCACCCAACGCCCTCTGCGCAGACCAAGAAGCCAG CTGGTGTGGGTGGGTATCCACAACAAGAACACATCCAGCCGGTAGTGCCAGGTTGGCTGTACAACGACAGCCTGatcccag AGCTGTTCAAGAAGGTGCTGGAGTTCACCATGACCCCGGCGGGGGTGGACACCAACAAGCTGTACCCCATCCTGATGTCGTCGGGCCTGCCCCGGGAGGCGCTGGGCCAGATCTGGGCCGCCGCCAACCGCACCACGCCGGGCATGCTGACCAAGGAGGAGCTGTACTCGGTGCTGGCGCTCATTGGCGTCGCGCAg AGTGGCCTCCCAGCGATGAACGTGGACATCCTGAGTCAGTTCGCCTCTCCTCCGGTACCCAACCTCCCCGCCCTGGCCATCGCCATGGCGCCCGGAATgccccagcaccagcagccAATGATGGCTCCTCCCCCGGTCTCCATGGCGatgcccacccctcctccacaggTCATGGGCATGACGTCGGCGGCCCCGGCTCAGGCCCTGCCCAACCCCGGTTTCCTGGCCAGCTTCCCACCTGTGCAG CAGGCGGCCAAGACAGACGACGATGACTTCCAGGACTTCCAGGAGGCGCCCAAGCCAGGAGGTGGAGACACGTCCTTTGCTGACTTCAAGGGGGAGTCGGGCTCCAGTTTCCCAGCCGCAGGTGCAACTCAGCACCAGCACAG TTCACCTCCCATGCTGACCCCAGTATCAggaacctcctcctcatcgtcctcgGACAAGTACGCGGTCTTCAAACAGCTCTCTGTGGAGCAGCCCgtggaggccccgccccctccctcag ATTCAGGTGACAAGTACAGTGTCTTCAGACAGCTGGAGCAGCCAGCTGACAAGAAAACAGCtg GGGACGGCTTCGCCGATTTCAAGTCTGTCAGCGCTGACGACGGCTTCACAGACTTCAAAACGTCCGACAGCGTTTCTCCCCTAGACCCTCCAGACCAGGCCAAGATCTTccagccccccttccccccctctttcCCCACCTCCCACTCTCTGCAGCAACTCCCCCCACAACAGCCAGCTCCGCCCCCACAGCCCCAGGCCCCGggggcccctctctctcagcccaaCAAGGCCCTCCACATGGCCGACCTGgacctcttctcccccctcggcccctcggccccggccccggcccccgaGGCCAAGCCCTGCCCCTTCCCCGCCGtgtccctgcccccctccctggggctcctcgggggcggggccaagccCCCCTCCGGCGGAGGGGCCGATGACTTTGGTGACTTCGCCCTGttcgccacctcctcctcctccgcctcctcctccatgccccccgccggctcctcctcctccgacgcggccccgggccccgccgCCCTCCTGGGCCGGGGGCCGTCCGCCTCCCAGGACGACTTTGCCGACTTCATGGCGTTCGGCAgctcgggggcggggcctaagGGCGGGGACGGCGCCGTAGAGCAGCGAAGCgcagaggcggcggcggcggcggtcgcGCAGCAGTGCCCCCCGCAGGGCCTGGACCGCTACGACGTGTTCAAGCAGCTGTCGCTGGAGGGCGGCCACGCCTACGACGACGCCCGGGACGCCTTCTGCGGGctgcgcggcggcggcgacacCTCCGCCGACGACTTCGCCGACTTCCAGTCCTCCAAGTTCTGCACGGCGCTGGGCGCGGCGGAGCGGAGCCTGGGCGGCGACAAGATGGCGGCCTTCAAGCAGACCAAGGAGGACTGCGCGTCGGTCAAGTCGCTGGACCTGCCGTCGCTGGGCGGCAGCAGCGGGGGCCGGGAGGACTCGGAGGACGCGCTGTCGGTGCAGCTGGACATGAAGCTGTCGGACATGGGCGGCGACCTCAAGCACGTGATGTCGGACAGCTCGCTGGACCTGCCCGGCCTGGCCGCCCACCAGCCCCCCGCCGCAG AAGGCGACGACATGAAATTTGACCCTTTCGGCACTTCCACCGGCAGTGTAGCCAGCTATGATTggtcagacagagaggagggcgTGTCCGTCGAGGCCAGGAAGGCCCCGGGCTCCGACGGGTCCgctctggccccgccccactACGGGAGTGGGCTGACGTTCGGGAGCACGGAGAACCTCGCCCCCAacctgaccaccaccaccaccgccgcctcctccaccttccccccCAAGGACGACGCCTCCTCTTCTGAGGGGAAGTTTGAGGCCTTCCCCGAGCCGAGCGGCGACCACGACGATGACTTTGGAGACTTTGCCAGTACGGTGTCCGATAAGTCCACGGCGGGCGTGGACGTTGGCCCCGAGGAGCCCCAAGGCGAGGCCTCCGATGAGTTTGGGGCCTTCCAAGGAGATAAGCCCAAGTTTGGCAAGTCCGACTTTCTCAAGGCCAGCTCTCAGACCAAGGTCAAGTCCAGCGAGGAGATGATCAAGAACGAGTTggcgacctttgacctgtgtGTCCAAG GGTCCCACAAGCGCAGCCACAGTCTGGGGGAGAAGGAGATTGGCCgctgccccccgtcccccgcccCGGAGCAGCCCTTCAGGGACCGCTCCAGCACCCTGAGTGAGAAGCCCGCCCTGCCCGTCATCAGAGACAAGTACAAGGACCTGACCGGCGAGGTGgag gagagcgagcggtatgCGTACGAGTGGCAGCGGTGTCTGGAGAGCGCCCTGGAG GTCATCACCAAAGCCAACAACACGCTGAACGGCATCAGCAGCTCCTCCGTGTGCACCGAGGTCATCCAGTCCGCCCAGGGCATGGACTACCTCATGG GCGTGGTGGAGGTGTACCGCGTGACGAGGCGGGTGGAGCTTGGCATCAAGGCCACGGCGGTGTGCTGCGAgaagctgcagcagctgctgaagGACGTCAGCCGCGTGTGGAACAACCTGGTGGGCTTCATGTCGCTGGCCAACCTGGTG cctgagGAGAGCTCTCTAGACTTCTCCTGCTGCATCCTCAGGCACGGCATCAAGAACGCCAAAGAGATAGCGTGCGGGGTGTGCCTGCTGAACGTGGACTCTCGGAGCAAG GCCTTCAACTCGGAGACGGACAACTTCAAGCTGCTCTACGGCGGCCACCAGTACCACGCCAGCTGCGCCAACTTCTGGATCAACTGCGTGGAGCCCAAACCCCCGGGCCTCGTCCTCCCCGACCTGCTCTGA
- the synrg gene encoding synergin gamma isoform X1 codes for MALRPGSGGGGSFMYPVGGGMRPTQGMMPMQQQQQQQQQQQQQQQHHQQLQQQHQQHQQHQQHQQHQQQQQQQQQQQQQQHHQQLQQGFPMVQVMQPNMQGMVGMNYGGQMPPGAMPMQGGMQMGMQAPGMQFMGQAQFMGMRAPGHQYTADMQKQMAEEHQKRLGQQQRMLEEDRKRRQFEEQKQKLRLLSSVKPKVGGEKSRDDALEAIKGNLDGFSRDAKMHPTPSAQTKKPDSSPSHSTALPHSLPHSLPPAPPDDDDEFSDFIQGPIDSFSSSSSTSSSSTTTSFQQHLPSQTQAAPFPPTSSSPAPSPVPPAQTSAVQLSSQTTFQGPSLEEKLFSSCDMSADKRAQVSFRAPAAQAPRAKVSARFRPSATARDWAAASEDLSSVFTVPSSPPEAPVPPAPSVAAAPSPQASPFPRGGGDSAGVGGYPQQEHIQPVVPGWLYNDSLIPELFKKVLEFTMTPAGVDTNKLYPILMSSGLPREALGQIWAAANRTTPGMLTKEELYSVLALIGVAQSGLPAMNVDILSQFASPPVPNLPALAIAMAPGMPQHQQPMMAPPPVSMAMPTPPPQVMGMTSAAPAQALPNPGFLASFPPVQQAAKTDDDDFQDFQEAPKPGGGDTSFADFKGESGSSFPAAGATQHQHSSPPMLTPVSGTSSSSSSDKYAVFKQLSVEQPVEAPPPPSDSGDKYSVFRQLEQPADKKTAGDGFADFKSVSADDGFTDFKTSDSVSPLDPPDQAKIFQPPFPPSFPTSHSLQQLPPQQPAPPPQPQAPGAPLSQPNKALHMADLDLFSPLGPSAPAPAPEAKPCPFPAVSLPPSLGLLGGGAKPPSGGGADDFGDFALFATSSSSASSSMPPAGSSSSDAAPGPAALLGRGPSASQDDFADFMAFGSSGAGPKGGDGAVEQRSAEAAAAAVAQQCPPQGLDRYDVFKQLSLEGGHAYDDARDAFCGLRGGGDTSADDFADFQSSKFCTALGAAERSLGGDKMAAFKQTKEDCASVKSLDLPSLGGSSGGREDSEDALSVQLDMKLSDMGGDLKHVMSDSSLDLPGLAAHQPPAAEGDDMKFDPFGTSTGSVASYDWSDREEGVSVEARKAPGSDGSALAPPHYGSGLTFGSTENLAPNLTTTTTAASSTFPPKDDASSSEGKFEAFPEPSGDHDDDFGDFASTVSDKSTAGVDVGPEEPQGEASDEFGAFQGDKPKFGKSDFLKASSQTKVKSSEEMIKNELATFDLCVQGSHKRSHSLGEKEIGRCPPSPAPEQPFRDRSSTLSEKPALPVIRDKYKDLTGEVEESERYAYEWQRCLESALEVITKANNTLNGISSSSVCTEVIQSAQGMDYLMGVVEVYRVTRRVELGIKATAVCCEKLQQLLKDVSRVWNNLVGFMSLANLVPEESSLDFSCCILRHGIKNAKEIACGVCLLNVDSRSKAFNSETDNFKLLYGGHQYHASCANFWINCVEPKPPGLVLPDLL; via the exons gcatgatgcccatgcagcagcagcaacaacaacaacaacaacaacaacaacaacagcagcatcaccagcagctgcagcaacaacaccaacagcatcaacaacaccaacaacaccaacaacatcaacaacaacaacagcaacagcaacagcagcagcagcagcagcatcatcagCAGCTTCAGCAGGGCTTCCCCATGGTGCAGGTCATGCAGCCCAACATGCAGGGCATGGTGGGGATGAACTACGGGGGACAGATGCCCCCAGGCGCGATGCCCATGCAG GGAGGCATGCAGATGGGGATGCAGGCCCCAGGCATGCAGTTCATGGGCCAGGCTCAGTTCATGGGCATGCGGGCCCCGGGGCACCAGTACACAGCCGACATGCAGAAACAGATGGCCGAAGAGCACCA gAAGCGTCTGGGTCAGCAGCAGCGCATGCTGGAGGAGGACCGGAAGAGGCGGCAGTTTGAGGAGCAGAAGCAGAAGCTCCGGCTGCTCAGCAGCGTCAAGCCCAAG GTGGGCGGGGAGAAGAGCCGGGACGACGCCCTGGAGGCCATCAAGGGGAACCTGGACGGCTTCAGCAGGGACGCCAAGATGCACCCAACGCCCTCTGCGCAGACCAAGAAGCCAG ACTCATCGCCATCTCACTCCAccgccctcccccactccctcccccactccctcccccccgccccacccgaTGACGACGATGAGTTTAGTGACTTTATTCAGGGGCCCATagactccttctcctcttcctcctccacctcatcttCCTCTACTACAACATCCTTCCAGCAACACCTTCCCTCCCAGACCCAGGCCGcacccttcccccccacctCGTCCTCCCCGGCCCCCTCCCCCGTGCCCCCCGCTCAAACCTCTGCTGTCCAACTCAGCTCTCAAACTACGTTTCAAG gcccgtCCCTGGAAGAGAAGCTCTTCTCCTCCTGTGACATGAGCGCCGACAAGCGGGCGCAGGTTAGCTTCAGGGCCCCGGCGGCGCAGGCCCCGCGGGCCAAGGTCTCGGCCCGCTTCCGTCCCAGCGCCACGGCCCGCGACTGGGCCGCCGCCTCCGAGGACTTGAGCTCCGTCTTCACCGTACCGAGCAGCCCGCCGGAGGCCCCGGTGCCGCCGGCGCCATCCGTGGCCGCCGCCCCCTCGCCGCAGGCCAGCCCCTTCCCTCGTGGGGGCGGGGACAGTG CTGGTGTGGGTGGGTATCCACAACAAGAACACATCCAGCCGGTAGTGCCAGGTTGGCTGTACAACGACAGCCTGatcccag AGCTGTTCAAGAAGGTGCTGGAGTTCACCATGACCCCGGCGGGGGTGGACACCAACAAGCTGTACCCCATCCTGATGTCGTCGGGCCTGCCCCGGGAGGCGCTGGGCCAGATCTGGGCCGCCGCCAACCGCACCACGCCGGGCATGCTGACCAAGGAGGAGCTGTACTCGGTGCTGGCGCTCATTGGCGTCGCGCAg AGTGGCCTCCCAGCGATGAACGTGGACATCCTGAGTCAGTTCGCCTCTCCTCCGGTACCCAACCTCCCCGCCCTGGCCATCGCCATGGCGCCCGGAATgccccagcaccagcagccAATGATGGCTCCTCCCCCGGTCTCCATGGCGatgcccacccctcctccacaggTCATGGGCATGACGTCGGCGGCCCCGGCTCAGGCCCTGCCCAACCCCGGTTTCCTGGCCAGCTTCCCACCTGTGCAG CAGGCGGCCAAGACAGACGACGATGACTTCCAGGACTTCCAGGAGGCGCCCAAGCCAGGAGGTGGAGACACGTCCTTTGCTGACTTCAAGGGGGAGTCGGGCTCCAGTTTCCCAGCCGCAGGTGCAACTCAGCACCAGCACAG TTCACCTCCCATGCTGACCCCAGTATCAggaacctcctcctcatcgtcctcgGACAAGTACGCGGTCTTCAAACAGCTCTCTGTGGAGCAGCCCgtggaggccccgccccctccctcag ATTCAGGTGACAAGTACAGTGTCTTCAGACAGCTGGAGCAGCCAGCTGACAAGAAAACAGCtg GGGACGGCTTCGCCGATTTCAAGTCTGTCAGCGCTGACGACGGCTTCACAGACTTCAAAACGTCCGACAGCGTTTCTCCCCTAGACCCTCCAGACCAGGCCAAGATCTTccagccccccttccccccctctttcCCCACCTCCCACTCTCTGCAGCAACTCCCCCCACAACAGCCAGCTCCGCCCCCACAGCCCCAGGCCCCGggggcccctctctctcagcccaaCAAGGCCCTCCACATGGCCGACCTGgacctcttctcccccctcggcccctcggccccggccccggcccccgaGGCCAAGCCCTGCCCCTTCCCCGCCGtgtccctgcccccctccctggggctcctcgggggcggggccaagccCCCCTCCGGCGGAGGGGCCGATGACTTTGGTGACTTCGCCCTGttcgccacctcctcctcctccgcctcctcctccatgccccccgccggctcctcctcctccgacgcggccccgggccccgccgCCCTCCTGGGCCGGGGGCCGTCCGCCTCCCAGGACGACTTTGCCGACTTCATGGCGTTCGGCAgctcgggggcggggcctaagGGCGGGGACGGCGCCGTAGAGCAGCGAAGCgcagaggcggcggcggcggcggtcgcGCAGCAGTGCCCCCCGCAGGGCCTGGACCGCTACGACGTGTTCAAGCAGCTGTCGCTGGAGGGCGGCCACGCCTACGACGACGCCCGGGACGCCTTCTGCGGGctgcgcggcggcggcgacacCTCCGCCGACGACTTCGCCGACTTCCAGTCCTCCAAGTTCTGCACGGCGCTGGGCGCGGCGGAGCGGAGCCTGGGCGGCGACAAGATGGCGGCCTTCAAGCAGACCAAGGAGGACTGCGCGTCGGTCAAGTCGCTGGACCTGCCGTCGCTGGGCGGCAGCAGCGGGGGCCGGGAGGACTCGGAGGACGCGCTGTCGGTGCAGCTGGACATGAAGCTGTCGGACATGGGCGGCGACCTCAAGCACGTGATGTCGGACAGCTCGCTGGACCTGCCCGGCCTGGCCGCCCACCAGCCCCCCGCCGCAG AAGGCGACGACATGAAATTTGACCCTTTCGGCACTTCCACCGGCAGTGTAGCCAGCTATGATTggtcagacagagaggagggcgTGTCCGTCGAGGCCAGGAAGGCCCCGGGCTCCGACGGGTCCgctctggccccgccccactACGGGAGTGGGCTGACGTTCGGGAGCACGGAGAACCTCGCCCCCAacctgaccaccaccaccaccgccgcctcctccaccttccccccCAAGGACGACGCCTCCTCTTCTGAGGGGAAGTTTGAGGCCTTCCCCGAGCCGAGCGGCGACCACGACGATGACTTTGGAGACTTTGCCAGTACGGTGTCCGATAAGTCCACGGCGGGCGTGGACGTTGGCCCCGAGGAGCCCCAAGGCGAGGCCTCCGATGAGTTTGGGGCCTTCCAAGGAGATAAGCCCAAGTTTGGCAAGTCCGACTTTCTCAAGGCCAGCTCTCAGACCAAGGTCAAGTCCAGCGAGGAGATGATCAAGAACGAGTTggcgacctttgacctgtgtGTCCAAG GGTCCCACAAGCGCAGCCACAGTCTGGGGGAGAAGGAGATTGGCCgctgccccccgtcccccgcccCGGAGCAGCCCTTCAGGGACCGCTCCAGCACCCTGAGTGAGAAGCCCGCCCTGCCCGTCATCAGAGACAAGTACAAGGACCTGACCGGCGAGGTGgag gagagcgagcggtatgCGTACGAGTGGCAGCGGTGTCTGGAGAGCGCCCTGGAG GTCATCACCAAAGCCAACAACACGCTGAACGGCATCAGCAGCTCCTCCGTGTGCACCGAGGTCATCCAGTCCGCCCAGGGCATGGACTACCTCATGG GCGTGGTGGAGGTGTACCGCGTGACGAGGCGGGTGGAGCTTGGCATCAAGGCCACGGCGGTGTGCTGCGAgaagctgcagcagctgctgaagGACGTCAGCCGCGTGTGGAACAACCTGGTGGGCTTCATGTCGCTGGCCAACCTGGTG cctgagGAGAGCTCTCTAGACTTCTCCTGCTGCATCCTCAGGCACGGCATCAAGAACGCCAAAGAGATAGCGTGCGGGGTGTGCCTGCTGAACGTGGACTCTCGGAGCAAG GCCTTCAACTCGGAGACGGACAACTTCAAGCTGCTCTACGGCGGCCACCAGTACCACGCCAGCTGCGCCAACTTCTGGATCAACTGCGTGGAGCCCAAACCCCCGGGCCTCGTCCTCCCCGACCTGCTCTGA